In Neisseria brasiliensis, the following proteins share a genomic window:
- a CDS encoding exodeoxyribonuclease VII small subunit: MKKAAPKSFEEALKRLETLTQAMQSSDMPLEDALAAYQEGNELVQYCQEKLAEVEQKLQVLDAGELKELNLDPSE, encoded by the coding sequence ATGAAAAAAGCCGCCCCAAAATCCTTTGAAGAAGCCCTGAAACGCTTGGAAACCTTAACCCAAGCCATGCAGAGCAGCGATATGCCGCTGGAAGACGCGCTTGCTGCCTATCAGGAAGGCAACGAATTGGTGCAATATTGCCAAGAAAAATTGGCCGAAGTCGAACAAAAATTGCAGGTTTTGGATGCCGGCGAACTGAAGGAGCTCAACCTTGACCCAAGCGAATGA
- a CDS encoding polyprenyl synthetase family protein, whose translation MTQANDLKAWQQKAQAQTELLLERFLPSEHTKPAKLHEAMRYVTLGGGKRLRPLLVLAASELGEADNVAVEQAMAAIEMVHVYSLVHDDMPPMDNDSLRRGKPTCHVQYDEATALLVGDALQTQAFDVLSRATELPAARQLAMLATLAKASGSLGMAGGQAIDLANIGKAMNQAELEEMHGLKTGALIRAAVVLGALACPDLSDECIVRLDQYATKLGLAFQVIDDVLDCEADTATLGKTAGKDADNDKPTYVKLMGLTEARAYAEKLVAEAVALLQPFGDKAAHLRQLAEFVTARKH comes from the coding sequence TTGACCCAAGCGAATGATTTAAAAGCATGGCAGCAAAAAGCCCAAGCGCAAACCGAATTGCTGCTGGAGCGTTTCTTGCCGTCTGAACACACCAAACCGGCCAAGCTGCACGAAGCCATGCGTTATGTCACGCTCGGCGGCGGTAAGCGGTTGCGCCCGCTGTTGGTGTTGGCCGCCTCCGAATTGGGCGAGGCTGACAATGTCGCGGTCGAACAAGCCATGGCCGCGATTGAGATGGTGCACGTTTATTCCTTGGTTCACGACGATATGCCGCCGATGGACAACGACAGTCTGCGCCGCGGCAAACCGACCTGCCATGTGCAATACGACGAAGCCACCGCGCTGTTGGTTGGCGATGCGCTGCAAACACAAGCATTTGATGTGTTGAGCCGCGCCACCGAATTGCCTGCCGCGCGCCAGTTGGCCATGTTGGCGACGCTCGCCAAAGCCAGCGGCAGCTTAGGGATGGCCGGCGGTCAGGCGATTGACTTGGCCAATATCGGTAAGGCGATGAACCAAGCCGAACTAGAAGAAATGCATGGCCTGAAAACCGGCGCGCTGATTCGTGCCGCCGTGGTATTGGGTGCGCTGGCCTGCCCCGATTTGAGCGACGAATGCATCGTCCGACTCGACCAATACGCCACCAAACTGGGCTTGGCTTTCCAAGTGATTGACGATGTGCTCGACTGCGAAGCCGACACCGCTACGCTCGGCAAAACCGCCGGTAAAGATGCCGATAACGACAAGCCGACTTATGTCAAACTGATGGGCTTGACCGAAGCGCGCGCCTACGCTGAAAAACTGGTTGCCGAAGCTGTGGCCTTGCTGCAGCCGTTTGGTGACAAAGCTGCCCACTTGCGCCAATTGGCGGAATTTGTGACGGCGCGTAAGCATTGA
- the sstT gene encoding serine/threonine transporter SstT: MSSENPLLNAVNSVSLVKQIAIGLVIGIVVGWIAPNAGLAVGLLGSLFVGALKAVAPVLVFILVVAAISQHRRGNEAYIKPIIGLYIVGTFASALVAVLASMMFPTHIVLSSASDISTTPPSGIVEVLKTLLMNLVANPVNAIANANYIGILAWGLVLGFAIRNHGSDTTRQVVADLADAISTVVKWVIKFAPLGIFGLVASTVAETGFGALASYAQLLAVLLGCMLFIALVVNPLIVWWKIRRNPYPLVLTCLRESGVTAFFTRSSAANIPVNMALAKKLGLHEDTYSISIPLGATINMSGAAITITVLSLAAAHTLGIQVDFFTALLLSLVATAGACGASGVAGGSLLLIPMACALFGISNDVAMQVVAVGFIIGVLQDSAETALNSSTDVLFTAAADMSRNRE, translated from the coding sequence ATGTCCAGTGAAAACCCTCTTCTCAACGCAGTCAACAGCGTCAGCCTGGTGAAACAAATCGCCATCGGCTTGGTGATCGGTATTGTTGTCGGCTGGATTGCACCTAATGCAGGCCTGGCTGTCGGCTTACTCGGCAGCCTGTTTGTCGGCGCATTGAAAGCCGTGGCACCGGTTTTGGTGTTTATCTTGGTGGTCGCAGCCATTTCCCAACACCGCAGAGGCAACGAAGCCTACATCAAACCGATTATCGGCTTGTATATCGTCGGCACATTCGCCTCTGCTTTGGTTGCGGTATTGGCCAGTATGATGTTCCCAACCCATATCGTTTTATCCAGCGCCAGCGATATTTCCACTACCCCGCCATCCGGCATTGTCGAAGTGTTGAAAACCTTATTGATGAACTTGGTTGCCAATCCGGTGAACGCCATCGCCAATGCCAACTACATCGGCATTTTGGCTTGGGGTTTGGTATTGGGCTTTGCCATCCGCAATCACGGTTCGGACACCACCCGTCAAGTCGTGGCTGATTTGGCTGATGCGATTTCTACCGTGGTGAAATGGGTGATTAAATTCGCACCTTTGGGTATTTTCGGTTTGGTGGCTTCGACCGTGGCCGAAACCGGCTTCGGCGCTTTGGCCAGCTATGCCCAACTGCTCGCCGTATTGCTCGGCTGTATGCTGTTTATCGCATTGGTGGTGAACCCGCTGATTGTGTGGTGGAAAATCCGTCGCAATCCGTATCCGTTGGTGCTGACCTGCCTGCGTGAAAGCGGTGTGACCGCCTTCTTCACCCGCTCTTCTGCCGCCAATATTCCGGTGAACATGGCCTTGGCGAAGAAACTCGGTTTGCACGAAGACACCTACTCCATCTCGATTCCATTGGGTGCCACCATCAACATGAGCGGCGCGGCAATTACCATTACCGTATTGTCACTGGCAGCAGCGCACACTTTGGGCATTCAGGTTGACTTCTTCACCGCGCTGCTGTTGAGCTTGGTAGCCACGGCCGGTGCTTGCGGCGCTTCCGGTGTAGCCGGCGGCTCGTTGCTGCTGATTCCGATGGCGTGTGCCTTGTTCGGCATTTCCAACGATGTGGCCATGCAAGTGGTGGCTGTGGGCTTCATCATCGGCGTGTTGCAAGACTCAGCCGAAACCGCGCTGAACTCGTCCACCGACGTATTGTTTACCGCCGCAGCGGATATGAGCCGCAACCGCGAATAA